GTCCTTGGAATCAAGATTCAAGAGTAAATAAGGTGGAAATTTCAAATGGGGAATCCAGTGCAAATCATTCAGAGAGTAAGACAAGAGAGGAAAGGTTGGTGGAGTCAATTGTAACTTCTGGAGGTGTTCGTCTACAACCCACTCGAGATGCCATTCAAGTTTTTCTAACAGAGGCTGCAAAGTTGGATGCCCTGGCTTTAAGTCATGCCCTTGAACTAAAGCTCCAATCTCCAATTTGGCAGGCATGTCTGTTATGTTATTTTTCCTACAAAGAATATAAATTCATACATGAAAGAACCATATGAACTATACAAGTGTTCGCTTGTTTATTTAAATGAGTAGGTAAACTGGCAGACAAAATTCTTTTTCAAGTATTTTGGAATCATAATATGGTGGAATTTTACATTAACTTTTTCTGGTGGAAAAAAGTTTTAATGTAAAATGGGTTTTGTATGCATTTTAGCATCTATGTTCTTTTTTCCTCGTATTATTAGACCTTGTAATCTTGCTGCATCAATGCACAGACAAGTGAAGGCCATGGGTAATGAATCGTTAGTTATAATTTTCATTAAATATTGACATTTTGCATGTACTGTATGAAACTATATAATAGCTTAAAGTTCTTTCtgcatttcttttattttacgCTTCTTGTAAATATTTTCAGGTTCGCATGAAAGCTGTTTGTGTCCTTGAGTCCATCCTTAGAAAGAAAGATGATGATCATTTTTCACTTGTGGAATCTTACTTTACTGAAAATAAAGACGTGGTGCTGAGATGTTCTGAATCCCCCCAAGCCTCTTTGAGGGAAAAGGCTGTGAAGGTACCCTTATATAATCAACCTGGAATTAATAATTATGACATGATAATTTTACATTCTCATTCATTCATATTTTACAATTTTGTCAATTTTACCTTAGGTTTCCGTGATTAATAGACTGGTGACCTAGGAAGAGTAAATTTTGGTCATTTAGAATGGCAATATAGATCGCTAGTTTGTATTGAACTTCAGATTGTGATGAGGTTGAAAATAGTGATGGGGTCATCAATTTtgtaatattaatataaaatattagttGTTGACAGACTATTTGCTGACCGTAAAGAAAAGGATGGGTAGTTTGGATAGCCAAAAAAAGATTTTAATTAAGTGATGATATAGATAGAAGTGTTTACATGACTTTAGTGATTATGTGGAGGGCATTAAGGTTTGAGAACTTTGGTTTATAAGGTTTAGCCCTGGAGATGGGAGAATTATGTGTTTACAGGTTATGGATGGATATGGATGGGTTTGTCAGAAACAACTTTGAGAATGGGTTGGTAGGATGCTAATTATacaaatgaaatataaattgcaAAACACCGTTAATATAGATGCCGCGTAATGAATTTCTTCTGCATCCCAAACCTTTGAAAGTGTGAAGTTCTTTCTTGTTCTTGATCAAGTATTCAAGAAATGAATTATCCTACTCCGGATATCTGTgtcatttgtatattttttaagGGTTTTATATGCTTTTCATCCCCGTAAATTTGTAATGTTTGATTTTGGCCGCTATTAAAATGTGTCAATTTTATAAAGACGACAAATATATTTAGcccattttaatattttaacgCTGCTTTGTAAAGTCCACTAATAACTATTAAGTTTGATAGCAACAATTGTCATTTAATTTAGCACTTGTCCCCTTGATGGACAGGTTCTCGGTCTTCTAGGTGGAATTCAGCCAAATAGCTTTGCTATTAATTCAGAGAAGGCTGTAAAGACAGAGAGTGCTATTGTTGCTGAGTTGCCTGACTTGATAGACACTGGCGATTCAAGTGATTATCTCCGAACTGATGACCCAACAAAGAGTACAAACAACCCAAATATAACAAATTCGACATCATCCACACCCCTAGTTGATGATTTATTTGGAGATTTTAGTGGCTCCAATGGAGCTAGTCATGAACTGAAAAATGATGATGACCCGTTTGCTGATGTATCATTTCATGCAAGTGAGAAAAAAGGACATGCAGATGATCTCTTTTCGGGGATGACAGTTGGTGGTGATAAACAGGGTGATAATGCGAATCACGTGTTGGGGAATAAAAGCGATCCTGAACTTTTTGACATTTTTGCTTCCAATTCCGAGCAAGGAAACAAAGAGTTCGTTGGAGACTTAATGGCTGGTTTGTCAATTGATGAAAATACCTCAAGTACGAAGCAGAAGGGAACATCTCCCACCTTGGAATCTGAATCTTTATTTACAGGTTTAAATAATCATATCCCTGACAATACTTCAGGTGGCATGTTGGGCTCTCAGCCACTTGGATTTAATGTAAATCCCATGTTTCCTGCCGGTAGTCTTCCTTATAATATACAACCTGGTGTTATGTTGAACCATCCGTATACCTCTCAGCCTCTTAATTATGGTGCTATGGGAACTCTCTTGGCTCAGCAACAATTCCTGGCAACAATGGCTAATTTCCAACACCTTAGTAATGTGAACATGCGAGATGATGGTGTTGCTCAAATTGCTGGACCCAATGGAAG
This portion of the Lotus japonicus ecotype B-129 chromosome 3, LjGifu_v1.2 genome encodes:
- the LOC130745930 gene encoding protein MODIFIED TRANSPORT TO THE VACUOLE 1, translated to METSRRAVESYWRSRLIDSATADEDKVTPVYKLEEICELLRSSHASIVKEVSEFVLKRLEHKSPIVKQKALRLIKYVVGKSGVEFRREMQRHSVAVRQLFHYKGQLDPLKGDALNKAVRDTAQEAISAIFSEENKAVPAPSEDVNRRIQGFGNTNYEMPSEDKKSFISEVVGMGSASIKQGLSNLTQGHSLMKNETGSYRSPNLQRSLTNEREHGDRYEPVAYRNETQSSFGLSRNQSSGPWNQDSRVNKVEISNGESSANHSESKTREERLVESIVTSGGVRLQPTRDAIQVFLTEAAKLDALALSHALELKLQSPIWQVRMKAVCVLESILRKKDDDHFSLVESYFTENKDVVLRCSESPQASLREKAVKVLGLLGGIQPNSFAINSEKAVKTESAIVAELPDLIDTGDSSDYLRTDDPTKSTNNPNITNSTSSTPLVDDLFGDFSGSNGASHELKNDDDPFADVSFHASEKKGHADDLFSGMTVGGDKQGDNANHVLGNKSDPELFDIFASNSEQGNKEFVGDLMAGLSIDENTSSTKQKGTSPTLESESLFTGLNNHIPDNTSGGMLGSQPLGFNVNPMFPAGSLPYNIQPGVMLNHPYTSQPLNYGAMGTLLAQQQFLATMANFQHLSNVNMRDDGVAQIAGPNGRTPIPDIFQPGFSPQTPSSMINSSKKEDTKAFDFISDHLASSRDSRRVI